A window from Symbiopectobacterium purcellii encodes these proteins:
- a CDS encoding MliC family protein, which produces MTLMLSGRSGLLLGLMVLSGCSGFNRQALVTTLHYQCGTLPLTVTLKQDIQPAEVHFLLDGERLQLPQVVSASGTKYSNNRYTFWSKGERAFIERSGHIIADDCLLENAP; this is translated from the coding sequence ATGACATTAATGCTATCGGGCCGTTCTGGCCTGCTGTTAGGGCTTATGGTGCTGTCCGGCTGTAGCGGTTTTAACCGGCAGGCACTGGTAACAACGTTGCATTATCAATGTGGCACCCTGCCGCTCACCGTGACGCTGAAACAAGATATCCAGCCAGCGGAAGTGCATTTCTTGCTGGATGGCGAACGTTTGCAACTTCCGCAGGTGGTTTCTGCCTCAGGCACCAAATACAGCAATAACCGGTATACCTTCTGGAGCAAGGGGGAGCGCGCCTTTATTGAGCGCAGCGGACACATCATCGCGGATGATTGCCTCCTAGAGAATGCACCTTGA
- the pdxH gene encoding pyridoxamine 5'-phosphate oxidase, giving the protein MTQDNTSPPSAAFPTEDEIADVRREYTRGGLRRNELTANPLDLFDKWLKQACDARLSDPTAMCVATVDEQGQPYQRIVLLKHVDEQGMVFYTNLGSRKAQHLALNSRISLLFPWHSLDRQVIVTGHAERLSTIEVLKYFHSRPKESQIGAWVSQQSSRISARGVLESKFLELKQKFMKGEVPLPSFWGGYRVVIDTVEFWQGGAHRLHDRFIYQRDGDNWQIDRLAP; this is encoded by the coding sequence ATGACACAGGACAACACTTCACCTCCCTCCGCCGCATTTCCGACCGAAGATGAAATTGCGGACGTCAGACGCGAATATACCCGCGGCGGTTTACGCCGCAATGAATTGACCGCTAACCCCCTCGATCTGTTCGACAAGTGGCTCAAACAGGCGTGCGATGCGCGCCTGTCCGATCCCACTGCGATGTGTGTTGCCACCGTTGATGAGCAGGGCCAGCCCTACCAGCGCATCGTGTTGCTCAAACACGTCGATGAGCAAGGGATGGTGTTTTACACCAATCTGGGCAGTCGCAAGGCACAGCATTTGGCGCTGAATTCGCGTATCAGCTTGCTGTTTCCCTGGCACAGCCTGGATCGTCAGGTGATTGTGACGGGGCATGCTGAACGCTTATCCACCATCGAGGTGCTGAAATATTTCCACAGCCGGCCAAAAGAGAGTCAGATAGGCGCTTGGGTTTCACAACAGTCGAGCCGCATATCGGCCCGTGGCGTGCTGGAAAGCAAGTTTTTAGAGCTGAAACAAAAATTCATGAAAGGCGAGGTGCCGTTACCGAGTTTTTGGGGCGGATACCGTGTGGTCATTGATACTGTCGAATTTTGGCAGGGCGGGGCGCATCGCCTGCATGACCGCTTTATCTATCAGCGAGATGGTGATAACTGGCAAATTGATCGTCTGGCACCGTAA
- the tyrS gene encoding tyrosine--tRNA ligase gives MASGNLIQQLQERGLVAQVTDENALAEQLAQGPIALYCGFDPTADSLHLGHLVPLLCLRRFQLAGHKPVALVGGATGLIGDPSFKATERKLNTSETVGEWVEKIRNQVSPFLDFDCGENSAVMANNYDWFGGMNVLTFLRDIGKHFSVNQMINREAVKQRLNRDDVGISFTEFSYNLLQGYDFAALNEKYGVALQIGGSDQWGNITSGIDLTRRLHQNTVFGLTVPLITKSDGTKFGKTEGGAVWLDAKKTSPYKFYQFWINTADADVYRFLKLFTFLSIEEIMALEEEDKNSGKAPRAQYVLAEDVTRMVHGEEGLQAAQRITQSLFSGALNALTENDFAQLAQDGMPVIELARDADLQQALVTAELVPSRGQARTMIASNAVTINGEKQANPEYVFADSDRLFDRYTLLRRGKKHYCLICWTA, from the coding sequence ATGGCGAGTGGTAACCTGATTCAACAATTGCAAGAGCGGGGCCTGGTTGCTCAGGTAACGGACGAAAACGCGTTAGCAGAGCAGCTGGCGCAAGGGCCAATTGCACTGTATTGCGGTTTCGATCCGACCGCTGACAGCTTGCACTTGGGGCATCTGGTGCCGCTGTTGTGCCTGCGCCGCTTCCAACTTGCAGGGCATAAACCTGTGGCATTGGTCGGTGGGGCTACCGGCCTTATCGGCGATCCGAGTTTTAAAGCCACAGAGCGTAAACTCAATACCAGCGAAACTGTGGGCGAGTGGGTGGAAAAGATCCGCAATCAGGTGTCGCCGTTCCTGGATTTTGACTGCGGGGAAAATAGCGCCGTCATGGCGAACAACTATGACTGGTTTGGCGGCATGAACGTGCTGACTTTCCTGCGCGATATCGGTAAGCACTTCTCCGTTAACCAAATGATTAACCGCGAAGCGGTGAAACAGCGTCTGAACCGTGATGATGTCGGTATCTCTTTTACCGAGTTTTCGTACAACCTGTTGCAAGGGTATGATTTCGCGGCGTTGAACGAGAAATATGGCGTTGCGTTACAGATCGGCGGCTCAGACCAATGGGGCAATATTACCTCCGGAATCGATCTGACCCGTCGCTTGCACCAGAATACGGTGTTTGGCCTGACCGTTCCGTTGATCACCAAATCAGATGGCACCAAATTTGGTAAAACGGAAGGCGGCGCGGTCTGGTTGGATGCCAAGAAAACCAGCCCGTACAAATTCTACCAATTCTGGATCAATACCGCCGATGCGGATGTCTATCGTTTCCTGAAGCTCTTTACCTTCCTCAGCATTGAAGAGATTATGGCGCTGGAAGAAGAGGACAAAAACAGTGGCAAGGCGCCGCGCGCCCAGTATGTGCTGGCAGAAGACGTCACGCGGATGGTGCACGGTGAAGAGGGTCTGCAAGCGGCGCAGCGCATTACGCAGAGCCTGTTCTCAGGTGCACTGAATGCGCTGACAGAAAATGACTTTGCCCAGTTGGCGCAAGACGGCATGCCGGTTATTGAACTGGCGCGCGACGCTGACTTGCAGCAGGCATTGGTCACGGCTGAACTGGTCCCTTCGCGTGGTCAGGCGCGTACCATGATCGCCTCAAATGCGGTGACCATTAACGGTGAAAAACAGGCTAACCCGGAATATGTTTTCGCGGATAGCGATCGTCTGTTTGACCGTTATACGCTGCTACGCCGTGGTAAAAAGCACTACTGCCTGATTTGTTGGACGGCATAA
- the pdxY gene encoding pyridoxal kinase PdxY, which translates to MKNILSIQSHVVFGHAGNSAAEFPMRRMGANVWPLNTVQFSNHTQYGQWTGSVMDASHLTDIVQGIANIDRLARCDAVLSGYIGSPEQGASILDIVRQVKAVNPQAIYFCDPVMGTPEKGCFVAPGVSGFHCNQSLLAADVIAPNLPELELLAGVTVHNVDEAVTAARQLCERGPKIVLVKHLSRAARRADSFEMLLVTPTDAWHIRRPLVEFERQPVGVGDLTSGLLLVNLLKGVALDKALEHTTAAVYEVMLATKEMDEYELQLVAAQDGIANPRHHFQAERLG; encoded by the coding sequence ATGAAAAACATTCTTTCTATTCAGTCCCATGTGGTTTTTGGACATGCAGGGAACAGTGCCGCCGAATTTCCGATGCGGCGTATGGGCGCAAACGTTTGGCCGCTTAATACAGTGCAATTCTCCAATCATACGCAGTATGGTCAGTGGACCGGCAGTGTGATGGACGCTAGCCATTTGACCGACATTGTGCAGGGCATTGCCAATATTGACAGACTGGCGCGCTGTGATGCGGTGCTGAGTGGCTATATCGGTTCCCCCGAGCAGGGTGCCAGCATTCTGGATATCGTCCGTCAGGTCAAGGCAGTGAATCCGCAGGCGATCTATTTTTGCGATCCGGTGATGGGCACGCCCGAGAAAGGTTGTTTTGTTGCACCCGGTGTTTCGGGCTTCCATTGTAACCAGTCGCTGCTGGCAGCCGATGTGATTGCGCCGAACCTGCCGGAACTGGAGTTGCTGGCAGGTGTGACGGTGCACAATGTGGATGAGGCCGTTACCGCAGCGCGTCAGCTCTGTGAACGCGGACCGAAAATCGTGTTAGTTAAACACCTCAGCCGCGCAGCGCGCCGTGCTGACAGTTTTGAAATGTTGCTGGTTACGCCTACTGACGCCTGGCATATTCGCCGTCCTCTGGTGGAATTCGAACGTCAGCCTGTTGGTGTCGGGGATTTGACCAGCGGCCTGTTACTGGTGAACCTGCTCAAAGGCGTGGCGTTAGATAAGGCGCTGGAACATACCACGGCAGCGGTATATGAAGTGATGCTGGCAACCAAAGAGATGGACGAGTACGAACTGCAATTGGTGGCGGCACAAGATGGCATTGCCAATCCGCGTCATCATTTTCAGGCGGAACGCCTCGGTTAA
- the gstA gene encoding glutathione transferase GstA encodes MKLYYTAGSCSLFPHIVLREAGQGFTLESVDIKKKKTAGGKDFTAINPKGMVPVLQLDDGTVLTEGVAIAQYIADKVPESNLIAPIGTMARYHCVEWLNYISAELHKTFTPIFRPGTPETYKELLQEYLQVRFRYINIVLSEQNYLVGNRFSVADAYLFTMMRWAQSLKLDMFRYPALAAYLDHIAERPAVLTALKVERLKG; translated from the coding sequence ATGAAGTTGTATTATACAGCAGGAAGTTGTTCTCTTTTTCCCCACATTGTTTTACGCGAGGCCGGTCAAGGTTTCACGTTAGAAAGCGTCGATATTAAAAAGAAAAAAACGGCTGGCGGTAAGGATTTTACGGCTATCAACCCGAAGGGGATGGTGCCGGTACTTCAACTGGACGATGGTACGGTGCTCACGGAAGGCGTCGCCATCGCGCAATACATTGCGGATAAAGTGCCCGAATCCAACCTGATTGCACCGATAGGCACCATGGCGCGTTATCACTGTGTTGAGTGGCTTAACTATATTTCCGCCGAACTGCACAAAACGTTTACCCCCATTTTTCGCCCAGGTACACCGGAAACCTATAAGGAACTGCTACAGGAATACCTTCAGGTTCGTTTCCGCTATATCAATATTGTGCTCAGTGAACAAAACTATCTGGTGGGAAATCGTTTTTCCGTCGCGGATGCCTATCTGTTTACCATGATGCGGTGGGCGCAGTCGTTAAAACTCGATATGTTCCGCTATCCGGCCCTGGCTGCTTATCTCGATCATATTGCAGAACGCCCAGCGGTATTGACGGCATTGAAGGTTGAACGATTGAAAGGGTAA